The following proteins are encoded in a genomic region of Bosea beijingensis:
- a CDS encoding aspartate carbamoyltransferase catalytic subunit gives MTSPAPLYPHRHLLGIEGLSHLDIEALLDRAEDYVSLSRQVEKKTTALRGRTQINLFFEPSTRTQASFELAGKRLGADVMNMSVAFSSVKKGETLIDTAATLSAMRPDIIVVRHHAAGAVNLLARKVGCSVINAGDGAHEHPTQALLDALTIRRNKGRIQGLTVAICGDILHSRVARSNIILLNALGAKVRLIAPTTLLPPGIERMGVEIFTDMNKGLEGADIVMMLRLQLERMNGAFVPSAKEYFRYYGLDQEKLARAQADALVMHPGPMNRGVEISSAVADGAQSLIREQVEMGVAVRMAVLDALAQHLPNV, from the coding sequence ATGACATCGCCAGCACCGCTCTACCCGCACCGCCATCTCCTCGGGATCGAGGGGTTGTCCCATCTGGACATCGAAGCGCTATTGGACAGGGCGGAGGACTATGTCTCCCTCTCCAGGCAGGTCGAGAAGAAGACCACGGCGCTACGCGGCCGCACCCAGATCAACCTGTTCTTCGAGCCTTCGACCCGGACGCAGGCCTCGTTCGAACTCGCCGGCAAGCGCCTCGGCGCCGACGTGATGAACATGTCCGTCGCCTTCTCCTCGGTGAAGAAGGGTGAGACACTGATCGACACGGCGGCGACGCTGAGCGCGATGCGTCCCGACATCATCGTGGTGCGCCATCATGCGGCGGGCGCGGTCAACCTGCTCGCCCGCAAGGTCGGCTGCTCGGTGATCAATGCCGGTGACGGCGCGCATGAGCATCCGACGCAAGCCCTGCTCGACGCATTGACGATCCGCCGCAACAAGGGCCGCATCCAGGGCCTGACGGTGGCGATCTGCGGCGACATCCTGCATTCGCGCGTCGCCCGCTCCAACATCATCCTGCTGAACGCGCTTGGCGCGAAAGTCCGACTGATCGCCCCGACGACGCTGCTGCCGCCCGGCATCGAGCGCATGGGCGTCGAGATCTTCACCGACATGAATAAGGGCCTGGAAGGCGCCGACATCGTCATGATGCTGCGCCTCCAGCTCGAGCGCATGAACGGCGCCTTCGTGCCCTCGGCGAAGGAGTATTTCCGCTATTACGGGCTCGATCAGGAGAAGCTGGCGCGCGCTCAGGCTGACGCGCTGGTGATGCATCCCGGCCCGATGAACCGCGGCGTCGAGATTTCCTCCGCCGTCGCCGACGGGGCCCAGTCGCTGATCCGCGAGCAGGTCGAGATGGGCGTCGCCGTCCGCATGGCGGTGCTCGATGCGCTCGCCCAGCACCTGCCGAATGTCTGA
- the pyrC gene encoding dihydroorotase has product MADTQDMTSRDLAIVNARLIDSGTGREGAGSVLIRDGAIASVEWQGAPATGEGVRRIDAKGQVLTPGLVDLRAFLGEPGAEFRETLGTGSQAAAAGGVTTVVCRPDTNPVIDDPAIIDFVKRRARDKAVVNVLSCAALTKGLEGKEITEFGLLLEAGAVAFCDGARGLRNPQVMRRAMIYARNFDALIMNHVEDPDLRGSGVMNDGEFASRKGLPGIPIEAETVMLERDIRLARASGARYHAAMISCAESVELVRRAKQDGVRITCGVSINNLTLNENDVGEYRTFCKVTPPLRHEDDRLAMVAALAEGVIDVVVSDHDPQDVETKRQPFAECADGALGIETMLSAAQRLVQAGQVSLPQLLAALSARPAALIGLSAGKLAVGAPADLVLFDPEAPFVVDKRKLKSRAKNSPFDEARLEGIVAATFVGGRVAYEAEPG; this is encoded by the coding sequence ATGGCTGACACGCAGGACATGACGTCGAGAGACTTGGCAATCGTCAACGCGCGCCTGATCGACTCAGGCACCGGGCGCGAGGGCGCAGGTTCCGTTCTGATCCGCGATGGCGCGATCGCCTCGGTCGAATGGCAGGGCGCCCCTGCCACGGGCGAGGGCGTGCGCCGCATCGATGCCAAGGGCCAGGTGCTGACGCCCGGCCTCGTCGATCTGCGCGCCTTCCTCGGCGAGCCCGGCGCCGAATTCCGCGAGACGCTCGGCACAGGCTCGCAGGCCGCTGCCGCCGGCGGCGTCACCACGGTGGTCTGCCGCCCGGATACCAACCCGGTGATCGATGATCCCGCGATCATCGATTTCGTCAAGCGCCGTGCCCGCGACAAGGCCGTCGTCAACGTGCTTTCCTGCGCCGCCCTGACCAAGGGGCTGGAGGGCAAGGAGATCACCGAGTTCGGCCTGCTGCTGGAGGCCGGAGCGGTCGCCTTCTGCGATGGCGCGAGGGGTCTGCGCAATCCGCAGGTCATGCGCCGCGCCATGATCTATGCCCGCAACTTCGATGCCCTCATCATGAATCATGTCGAGGACCCCGATCTGCGCGGCTCCGGCGTGATGAACGATGGCGAATTCGCCAGCCGCAAGGGTCTGCCGGGCATTCCGATCGAGGCCGAGACGGTGATGCTGGAGCGCGACATCCGCCTCGCCCGCGCCAGCGGCGCCCGCTACCATGCCGCGATGATCTCCTGCGCGGAATCGGTCGAATTGGTGCGCCGCGCCAAGCAGGACGGCGTGCGCATCACCTGCGGCGTCTCGATCAACAACCTCACCCTCAACGAGAACGACGTCGGCGAGTACCGCACCTTCTGCAAGGTCACGCCGCCGTTGCGCCATGAGGACGACCGCCTCGCCATGGTCGCGGCCCTGGCCGAGGGCGTGATCGACGTCGTCGTTTCCGATCACGACCCGCAGGATGTCGAGACCAAGCGCCAGCCTTTCGCCGAATGCGCCGACGGCGCGCTCGGCATCGAGACCATGCTCTCGGCTGCCCAGCGCCTGGTCCAGGCCGGGCAGGTTAGCCTGCCGCAACTTCTTGCCGCGCTCTCGGCGCGGCCGGCAGCGTTGATCGGCCTTTCCGCCGGCAAGCTCGCGGTCGGTGCCCCCGCCGACCTCGTGCTCTTCGATCCCGAGGCGCCGTTCGTCGTCGACAAGCGCAAGCTCAAGTCGCGCGCCAAGAACTCTCCCTTCGACGAGGCCCGGCTGGAGGGCATCGTGGCGGCGACTTTCGTCGGCGGCCGGGTGGCTTACGAGGCTGAGCCGGGCTAG